A region of the Pirellulales bacterium genome:
CGATCGATCTCGAGCCTGGGCCGCTGGCGCGCGAGCTGGCCACGGTGCTGGGGGCCGCATCGAGCGTAAAGCTGGCGCAGAATTCGAAGGTCGATTTCAAGATGATCCAGGGACGCGTTTATCACCGCGGCCTGGAGCTGCAATTCCCCGAGGTCATGGTGCGTACCTATGGATCGGTCGGTTTCGATCAGACGCTGGCCATCATGGCCGAGATGGCTGTCCCGCCGAAGTGGTTGCGCGACAATGCGCTGGGAGCCGCCATCAAGGATAAGTCGATACGTTTGCCGATTGCCGGCACGCTCGATCATCCAGAGCTCGATCACAAGGCGCTCAATGACGCGCTAGCGCAGTTCATGCGGGACGCGGCCGGTGGCGCGGTGCGCGACGGATTGCAAAAGCAGCTCGATCGGCTACTTGCGCCGATAGCCCCGAAATAGCGCTCGTGCAAATCGTGCTGCCGGCGCAAGAGTGATATAGAATGTCCGCGGCTGGGTAGCCCAGAATATCGTTGTGGCGGACGCTCAAAATGCCATGCGGCCAGCGGTAATTCGGTATCCGCGAAGCCTTTCGGCTTGATGCTAGCGGGAAAGTGGTATCATTGCCGCAGACGGAAAACACCGGCGGCCGCTTCGGAACCCGGTGACCGTGCCCGCAATTGGTGGCGCTATGAAACTGTTGTGCCTGGGGACGACCGGTTACCATCCGAACGACCAACGGCATACCGCCTGTTTCATGCTGCCCGAGATCGGCGTGGTGCTCGACGCCGGGACCGGGATGTTCCGCGTGCGCGATCACCTGGTGACTGACCAGTTGAAGATCTTCATCAGCCACTCGCACGTCGATCATGTGATGGGTCTGACGTTCTTGATCGATGTCCTTAACGATCGGCCGGTGTCGCGTGCGGTCGTTCATGGCGAGGCCGATAAGCTGGCCGCGGTTCGTCAACACTTATTCAACGAACTGTTGTTTCCCGTTGATCCGCCATGCGATTTCGTACCACTCTCGGGGCCCGTCGAGCTGCCCGAAGGGGGACGTTTGACGCACTTTCCGCTCGATCATCCGGGCGGGGCCGTTGGATTTCGGCTCGATTGGCCGGGACGGTCCATGGCCTATGTCACTGACACAATCGCCAGTCCTACCGCGAGCTATGTCAAGAATTTGCGTGACGTCGACCTGCTCGTACATGAGTGTTATTTCTCCGACCAGCAGACGGCGCTGGCCGATCTGACGGGCCATAGCCACATAACACCCGTGGCCGAAATCGCGCGCGCGGCCAAAGCGCGTCGATTGGTGCTCGTGCATCTCAATCCCTTGAGTACCGCCAAGGACCCCGTCGGCATCGACGTCGCGCGTGCGATATTTCCCGCCACCGAGCTGGGTTACGACGGGCTCGAGCTGGAGTTCTGATCGCGGCGATCTGTTGCCGCAGGCCGGATTTCTTCCGATCGCGCTGTGATGCCGTTTGAACCACGTCTCGCTTTGCCGCGTAAAGGGTCTTGTGGTCGCAAACCGCGCGGACGGTTCGCTTGGCCCCTTGAAACCCGTTCGGCACGGGCATTGCATAAACAGTGATCGTGGCCCACCAGGGGGATACGGTAGATCGTCCTAAGTCGTGACCAGGACGCCCTCATCGAACCTTAACGTGGCAGTGGACGGTGGTTTCGATCGGAAGCCCACTGCGTAAGAAACGGGCAGCTCATGGTTTTCAGGCAATTTTCGATGCCGGGTCCTTGAGCAGGTCAAGTACGAGACTACTTTGCCGGTGGGGACTGGAAAAAAAATTTGAGTCGTGCATAATTCCGAAAGAGTTAAAGGGGGGATAGGTACTACTTCTTTCGGTGGGTATAAGCCATTAGTTTGGGTGCCCAACGATTTTAAAACAAAAAAACGAATTTCTCGGATCTTGAGTTCGGGTAGCTGAGTGGGTGTGGCTGTGGCCCAGCCGTAGGAAGCCAAGATCGAGTGCTGTGGGAGCCTCGATCAGCAAGGGCCAGGGACAGTAAGAGCTAAGCGTGCTGTTTCGCAGTTCGTCGCGCAGGGAAGCAACGCCCCGCCCTTTTTTGGGGTGTAGCGCTGCAGCATGTAGGAGACATCGACGATGAAAATGAATCGTTCTTCCGTGGTCGTTGAGTATCGGCTGGTTTCTAATTTCGAAGAGGTGCGCAAGCGATTGCTCACCGGGGAATTCGCCGACCGGCTCGATAAGCCGTTGGCGTTCTGGGCGCTCCCCACCGATCGCTCTTCCCCGATTGCACTAATGGGGAAGACGTTGCGGGAATTGTTCTCGATGCCCTTCGAACAATTGTTCGCCACGCCTGGCATCGGTCAGAAGAAAATCAATTGCCTAATCGAACTACTGCGCCGGGCCGCTAGCCCGAGTCCGCCGGGAGCGATCGAGGCCGTGACTACGGAAGAGCCAGTCCCTGCCATCGACGGAAATCACGTCGATGCCTCGCAGGTTTCCGAGGCATTGTGGGTGCAATGGCAGCAAACGGTGCGCGACAATGACCTGGGAAGCAAAACCCTGGGGCGTCTGGCGCCGTCACTGCAGCGACTGCCACGCGTCATCTGGAATACACCGCTCGATGCTTACACTTCGTTGAGCCTGGCGCAGATTCGTTCGCTGAAGACGCACGGCGAGAAGCGCGTCACCGCTGTGCTCGAGGTGTTCGGCTCACTGCACTCGCTCTTGGCAGGTAGCAACGCGCAACCGCACCTGGCCTTGCAGATCGTGCCTCGATTCGTCGTCAATATTGAGAATTGGGCAGGCGCTGTGATGCGCCGCACGATCGAGGTCGACGCCGAAAGCATTCGCCAGAAATTTGTCGATCCCTTGATGGCTCAGGTGGAAATCGACGCGGGTGAAGATATCGCGAAACTGGCCGCCAGCCGCTTGCGGTTGGATGGCTCGGGCGCAACAGTTCGCCAGGTGGCACGCCAGATGGATTTGACTCGGGCGCGCGTTTACCAGTTGCTCGGCGATGTGGGCGCCGTGATGAGCGTGCGCTGGCCCGAGGCGATGCAGTTGATCCAGAGCCTGCGTGAATCGCTGCACGAACAGGTCAAGGACGCCAAACAGCTCGAGCTTTTCGACGGTGTCGCGGAGCTGTTCTTCCCCAGTCGGTTGAACGATGGCAGCCTCGACGCCGACGAACATCACGGACTGAAGATGCCGGCCGAAGCTCACGCAGTCTAACGGGCCACGAGTGACACAGTTATCCTAGGCGACCTTCGGGGCATTTTGCCGGCGAGGTCGCTGGGGGCGTACCCCCGTCGTGCCACTGTCGACTCGCAAATCGGTTCGTTCGCGGACCGGCGATGGCGGCTCGACTGGCTCGGGCGCAGGTATCGTATACGTAGCGCCGAAGAGCATTCGCTCTAAACAGCCCGCGGCTCGTCCTAACACGCTGCCCACGCGCAGGGGTCGGACGAGGCAACCCGCGAACTCTGCTGCCACGACCGTGGCATGCGCGGCGAGAGTGCGCCCGGTTCCAAAGTGCCTGGCGTGCCGCCAGTACAACCTTTCGGCCAACCAGGCATCCGTCAGTGGGCTGATCGATTGCTTCGGCGCGTCGAGCACCTGCGACCGCGGTTCGAGCACAGCGCGATAGCCGGCGCGCGACAATCGCAATGCCAGGTCGACATCGGCCAGATTGCTTCCAACGGAGGGACAGAACGGCTCTCGCAACAGCGTCAGCGCATTGACGCGATAAAATGCCGCGGACAGCGCCGGGCCGAGCACTGGTGCCGGCTCGGCACTTAGTTCATTGGCTTGTCGCGCACCGTGGCACGCGACGCGTAATCCGCCTGCGCGATAATCAATTCCGGCGGCCACGACGCTTTGGCTACCAGGCGCCAACACCAGGGGCGCCACAGCCGCCACGCGGGGATCGGCAAAGTGGGGCAGTACAGCCGCGGTCCAGCCTTCGGTCACTTCTGCGCCGCAGCGCAGGATATGCACCAACGAGGACTGGCAATGGCGGACCCCGCGGTTCAGCCGTTCGAGCTCGCTGCTCGCGGCCGGCGCCGCGATAAAGCGGACTTCACTCGCCAGTTCATAGGGATCTTGGTATCCCTCGTCATGAACGACGAGAATCTCGCAGTCGGGCGGCCGGTTCTGCAGAACAGAGACCAGGCTCGTTTCCAACAGCGCTTCGTCGCGCGCCGCGATTAAGATCGAGAGTTTGGGCACGTGCGTGCTTCCTTGCCGCACTCGCCACGGTTGATTGATCAATTACACCGCAGCGACGACCAAAAGACACCTTGGACCGATGCTCGACTTCGGCGGCCCATGCCGCATCGTCGAGTCATTGTCCGGGTCATCGCGGCGGGGGCCTGTTGCTTCCCGTGGCGAGCTTGTCGCTTATGGGCCCCTGGGGAAATTACTCGGCACTGCGAGGTACCAGAATTGACTGGTTACCGCAAAAATCCACCGCCGTGCCAGATTCGCGATTTACTAAAGCTTCTCACTTCTTCTCGCGTTTGTCATTTTGTGCTGTCAATGACATGCTAGCAGTCGTGCCCGCGAGATCATCGTCGAGTGGTTCGACATCGGCCGACACCGTCATCACGTGCGCTCCGCCGCCCACGAAGACACCGTTGATGGGGCAGACATCGGAGTAGTCGCGTCCCCAGGAAATTGTGACATGGTGCGTGTCGACCAAGGCATTGTTGGTCGGGTCGACGTCGATCCAGCCCAGCGGGCCACAGAACACGGCCACCCAAGCGTGCGAGGCATCGGCGCCAACCAATCGCGGCCGGCCCGGCGGCGGCAACGTCCGCAAGTAGCCGCTGACGTAACGTGCGGCGAGTCCCAGCGATCGTAAACAGCCGATCTGCACATGCGCCAGGTCCTGACAAACGCCACGCCGATGAGCGAACACTTCGGCCAACGGCGTATGCACGGTCGTGGCCTGCGTGTCGTAGGTGAAATCCTTGTGAATCCGCGCCGTCAGCTCGATCACGCCTTCCAGAATCGGTCGCCCGGGCCCAAACGTCGAGGCAGCGTAGGCCGCTAGTTCGTTACTACCTGCGATGTGCGGAGAATCGAAGCAGAACTGGTAGTTATTGACCGAATGCGCCCCTCGATCGGCAGGGAGCGCATCGCGCACCATTTCCCAGGCGATGGATTCCGTCGTCATTGTCAGCGGCGACGGGCGCACGTCGACTCGGCACATCGACGTGATGCTCAGCTTGCGGTGCCCTTCGCTGATAGAGAAGTAGGAGACGGGATTGCCGAAATAGTCGGTTCGCCGATTGATCAATGTCGGCGTCGGGCGGACTAGCAACCGGTGCTGGTGGCAGGTTTGCCGCAGCACCGCACGCGGTGCCAGATGTACGACGTTCTGGCACGTTGCCACCGTCTCGTTGTACTCGTAGGTCGTGATGTGGCTGATCTGGTAGTTCATCGATCTTCGTCAAAAAAGCCTTCGGCCAATTGCCGGGGAGTGCCCGCATGTACCAGGTACTTGTGGGCAATCAGATCCGAAAGGCGCGGCAACTGATCGGTTAAACGTCCCAGCAACCGATCGAGCTTCGTGCGCTCGCCGCGCCGCGGCAGCTTGCGCAATGTTTCGGCTTCGGCCATCCGCACAGCCGTCAGCAGGCTCAACACGATGCGCTGCTCGGGGCTGCGCAGCGGCTGCGTCCGGTCGCGCGGCAGATTCTCGACATGATCCGCCAGCGTAACCAATTGAAATGCGACCGAGCGAGGATTCGAGTCGTCGGTCAAAACCAAGTCCAGCACCGGCGCCGGCTGCAATGTTGCCAGATAGCGCGAACGATACGTCATCACGCTGTCGGCCACTTCCAAGAATGCTTCCAGCACAGGCGCGTCGTGGGCCGCGATGTCGACCAGG
Encoded here:
- a CDS encoding MBL fold metallo-hydrolase — protein: MKLLCLGTTGYHPNDQRHTACFMLPEIGVVLDAGTGMFRVRDHLVTDQLKIFISHSHVDHVMGLTFLIDVLNDRPVSRAVVHGEADKLAAVRQHLFNELLFPVDPPCDFVPLSGPVELPEGGRLTHFPLDHPGGAVGFRLDWPGRSMAYVTDTIASPTASYVKNLRDVDLLVHECYFSDQQTALADLTGHSHITPVAEIARAAKARRLVLVHLNPLSTAKDPVGIDVARAIFPATELGYDGLELEF
- a CDS encoding transglutaminase family protein is translated as MNYQISHITTYEYNETVATCQNVVHLAPRAVLRQTCHQHRLLVRPTPTLINRRTDYFGNPVSYFSISEGHRKLSITSMCRVDVRPSPLTMTTESIAWEMVRDALPADRGAHSVNNYQFCFDSPHIAGSNELAAYAASTFGPGRPILEGVIELTARIHKDFTYDTQATTVHTPLAEVFAHRRGVCQDLAHVQIGCLRSLGLAARYVSGYLRTLPPPGRPRLVGADASHAWVAVFCGPLGWIDVDPTNNALVDTHHVTISWGRDYSDVCPINGVFVGGGAHVMTVSADVEPLDDDLAGTTASMSLTAQNDKREKK
- a CDS encoding glycosyltransferase family 2 protein translates to MPKLSILIAARDEALLETSLVSVLQNRPPDCEILVVHDEGYQDPYELASEVRFIAAPAASSELERLNRGVRHCQSSLVHILRCGAEVTEGWTAAVLPHFADPRVAAVAPLVLAPGSQSVVAAGIDYRAGGLRVACHGARQANELSAEPAPVLGPALSAAFYRVNALTLLREPFCPSVGSNLADVDLALRLSRAGYRAVLEPRSQVLDAPKQSISPLTDAWLAERLYWRHARHFGTGRTLAAHATVVAAEFAGCLVRPLRVGSVLGRAAGCLERMLFGATYTIPAPEPVEPPSPVRERTDLRVDSGTTGVRPQRPRRQNAPKVA